One Setaria viridis chromosome 7, Setaria_viridis_v4.0, whole genome shotgun sequence genomic region harbors:
- the LOC117865223 gene encoding uncharacterized protein — protein MHGPLLSLESSNVGAEAPKEGLDTSPLRRAPHDRKGMVSRPLATGCDLPQSGPRSHPRRRRCVTARSPDVGDRSFRARVGLSSSAARVAAALRYGLLPFRWSLRAADDGLAFVFPVRRRGVCSLRSFLPLSPRLRLTLRRFAHRPLESLVFDPNLCQSGGHQNPILNSLNRQPNSRSGCQHEQRPTTARGNASKQRFFMNPLAKLPWIWVRSCSLTLGCWWTASLKHYWS, from the exons ATGCATGGGCCGTTGCTTTCATTAGAATCCTCCAATGTTGGAGCGGAGGCGCCCAAGGAGGGCCTCGACACGTCACCCCTACGCCGCGCGCCGCACGATCGCAAGGGGATGGTGTCGCGTCCCCTTGCGACCGGATGCGACCTCCCCCAGTCAGGTCCCCgctcccacccccgccgccgccgttgcgtCACTGCCCGGTCGCCGGACGTGGGTGACCGGTCCTTCCGTGCGCGCGTGGGCCTCTCCTCCTCTGCTgctcgcgtcgccgccgcgctgagGTATGGGCTTCTTCCTTTTAGGTGGAGCTTGCGTGCCGCGGACGACGGCCTGGCATTTGTTTTCCCTGTACGTCGGCGAGGTGTCTGCAGTCTGCGTTCCTTTCTTCCCCTGTCGCCTCGCCTTCGACTGACGCTCCGCCGGTTCGCCCACCGTCCCTTGGAGTCCTTGGTCTTCGATCCGAATCTGTGCCAATCAGGCGGCCATCAGAATC CCATTCTCAATTCTTTGAACCGCCAACCCAATAGCCGGAGTGGGTGTCAACATGAACAACGCCCAACAACCGCTCGAGGAAATGCCTCCAAG CAAAGATTCTTCATGAATCCCCTTGCAAAATTGCCATGGATTTGGGTTAGGAGCTGTTCG CTGACACTGGGCTGCTGGTGGACAGCTTCCCTAAAG CATTATTGGTCTTGA
- the LOC117865603 gene encoding B3 domain-containing protein Os02g0683500: protein MEFASSSSRFSKEEDEEEEQEPEEEEEDEEASPREIPFMTAAAAASSTGGGAASSSSSPTAAASASASGSAALRSSDGAGASGSGGGGDDVEVIEKEHMFDKVVTPSDVGKLNRLVIPKQHAEKYFPLDAAANEKGLLLSFEDRAGKLWRFRYSYWNSSQSYVMTKGWSRFVKEKRLDAGDTVSFCRGAGDAARDRLFIDWKRRADSRDPHRMPRLPLPMAPVASPYGPWGGGAGGFFMPPAPPATLYEHHRFRQGLDFRNINAAAPARQLLFFGSAGMPPRASMPPPPPPPPLHNIMMVQPSPAVTSGLPMVLDSVPLVNSPTAAAKRVRLFGVNLDNPQPSTGESSQDTDALSLRMPGWQRPGPLRFLETPQHGGAVAAGAESSAASSPSSSSSSKREAHSSLDLDL, encoded by the coding sequence ATGGAGTTCGCGAGCTCTTCCAGTAGGTTTTCCaaagaggaggacgaggaggaagagcaggagccggaggaggaggaggaggacgaggaggcgtcCCCGCGAGAGATCCCCTTCATGacagcggctgcggcggccagCAGCACAGGAGGAGgggccgcctcgtcgtcgtcctcgcccaccgcggcggcctccgcgtCCGCGTCGGGCTCGGCCGCCCTCCGCTCCAGCGACGGCGCCGGGGcgtccgggagcggcggcggcggcgacgacgtgGAGGTGATCGAGAAGGAACACATGTTCGACAAGGTGGTGACGCCCAGCGACGTGGGGAAGCTCAACCGGCTGGTGATCCCGAAGCAGCACGCGGAGAAGTACTTCCCGCTGGACGCCGCGGCCAACGAGAAGGGCCTCCTGCTCAGCTTCGAGGACCGCGCCGGCAAGCTCTGGCGCTTCCGCTACTCCTACTGGAACAGCAGCCAGAGCTACGTCATGACCAAGGGCTGGAGCCGCTTCGTCAAGGAGAAGCGCCTCGACGCCGGGGACACCGTCTCCTtctgccgcggcgccggcgacgccgcgcgGGACCGCCTCTTCATCGACTGGAAGCGCCGCGCCGATTCCCGCGACCCGCACCGCatgccgcgcctcccgctcccCATGGCGCCCGTCGCCTCGCCGTACGGCCCctggggaggcggcgcgggtggcTTCTTcatgccgcccgcgccgcccgccacacTCTACGAGCACCACCGCTTCCGCCAGGGCCTCGACTTCCGCAACAtcaacgccgccgcgccggccaggcAGCTCCTCTTCTTCGGTTCTGCCGGCATGCCCCCGCGGGcgtccatgccgccgccgccgccgcctccacctctgcACAACATTATGATGGTGCAGCCCAGCCCCGCGGTCACGTCGGGTCTGCCCATGGTTCTCGACTCCGTACCGCTCGTCAACAGCCCGACGGCGGCCGCCAAGCGCGTGCGCCTCTTCGGAGTCAACCTCGACAATCCGCAACCGAGCACCGGCGAGTCAAGCCAAGACACCGACGCATTGTCGCTGAGGATGCCGGGATGGCAGAGGCCGGGGCCGTTGAGGTTCCTCGAAACGCCTCAACACGGCGGCGCCGTTGCAGCTGGCGCCGAGTCCTCTGcagcctcgtcgccgtcgtcatcgtcctcctccaAGAGAGAAGCGCACTCGTCACTGGATCTCGATCTGTGA